A stretch of the Candidatus Methylomirabilota bacterium genome encodes the following:
- a CDS encoding lysophospholipid acyltransferase family protein, with protein MTIALDTAPARDHTDRFYRTVRAVARFWLWFFFKSVDVRRPERVPEGGPVLLCINHPNNFIDSLLVGAALGRKVHYLATAALFRNALLARFLGACGAIPVYRKQDDPDKMEKNAGTFEACHAAFERGRLVAIYPEGTTHAEARVVRIKTGAARLALGFEAAHPGALRVVPVGLSFEARKSFRGRVLVSFGPPMPVTPYLDAYRADPVKAVEALTTAIQWAMEAEVVHVERIEAADLVRAVEDLYRTDLARELMQERGLAPGQIDLVRLSRAIVDAVNHFKARDPERVERLWQRIQSYRALLAVYRVKDEAVRARLEPRAPRQRIRRGWEAVAGLPFFVYGAGVNFLVYWVPRWVARRMARKETDYATWRFLASIVAYPLFWGLEIWLVWALAGARWAAAFAASLPVSGVLAYRYWVGAGRLRSRLRFAALALTREHAARRLVAERQALVAELERAKTDYLTATKGSSF; from the coding sequence ATGACCATCGCGCTCGACACCGCCCCCGCCCGGGACCACACCGACCGGTTCTACCGGACCGTGCGCGCCGTCGCCCGCTTCTGGCTCTGGTTCTTCTTCAAGTCGGTGGACGTGCGCCGGCCGGAGCGCGTGCCGGAGGGTGGCCCCGTGCTCCTCTGCATCAACCACCCGAACAACTTCATCGACTCGCTGCTCGTCGGCGCCGCGCTCGGGCGCAAGGTCCACTACCTCGCGACGGCGGCGCTCTTCCGGAACGCGCTCCTCGCGCGCTTCCTGGGCGCGTGCGGCGCGATCCCGGTCTATCGGAAGCAGGACGACCCGGACAAGATGGAGAAGAACGCGGGGACGTTCGAGGCGTGCCACGCGGCCTTCGAGCGCGGCCGCCTCGTCGCCATCTACCCGGAGGGCACGACCCACGCCGAGGCGCGCGTCGTGCGCATCAAGACCGGCGCCGCGCGCCTGGCGCTCGGGTTCGAGGCCGCGCACCCCGGCGCGCTCCGCGTCGTGCCGGTGGGGTTGAGCTTCGAGGCGCGCAAGTCGTTCCGCGGGCGCGTGCTCGTGTCGTTCGGCCCGCCCATGCCCGTCACGCCCTATCTCGACGCGTACCGCGCGGACCCCGTGAAGGCCGTCGAAGCGCTGACGACCGCGATCCAGTGGGCGATGGAGGCCGAGGTCGTCCACGTCGAGCGCATCGAGGCGGCCGACCTCGTCCGCGCCGTCGAGGATCTCTACCGCACCGATCTCGCGCGCGAGCTCATGCAGGAGCGCGGGCTCGCGCCGGGGCAGATCGACCTCGTCCGCCTCTCGCGAGCAATCGTGGACGCGGTGAACCACTTCAAGGCGCGGGACCCGGAGCGCGTCGAGCGCCTCTGGCAGCGGATCCAGAGCTACCGCGCGCTCCTCGCCGTCTACCGGGTGAAGGACGAGGCGGTGCGGGCGCGCCTCGAGCCGCGCGCGCCGCGCCAGCGGATCCGCCGGGGCTGGGAGGCGGTCGCCGGCCTCCCGTTCTTCGTGTACGGCGCCGGTGTGAACTTCCTCGTCTACTGGGTGCCGCGCTGGGTGGCGCGCCGCATGGCGCGCAAGGAGACGGACTACGCGACGTGGCGCTTCCTCGCCTCGATCGTCGCGTACCCCCTCTTCTGGGGCCTCGAGATCTGGCTCGTCTGGGCCCTCGCGGGGGCGCGCTGGGCGGCGGCGTTCGCCGCCTCGCTCCCGGTCTCGGGCGTCCTCGCGTATCGCTACTGGGTGGGGGCGGGGCGCCTGCGGAGCCGGCTCCGCTTCGCGGCGCTCGCGCTCACCCGCGAGCACGCGGCGCGGCGGCTCGTCGCCGAGCGGCAGGCGCTCGTCGCCGAGCTCGAACGCGCCAAGACCGACTACCTCACGGCCACGAAGGGGAGCTCCTTTTGA